A single Calidifontibacter indicus DNA region contains:
- the fmt gene encoding methionyl-tRNA formyltransferase produces MRVVFAGTPEPAVPSLEALLASRHEVVGVVTRPDAPAGRGRTLRPSPVKEVALREGLPVATPRHPRDDDFQQWLRSLTPDVCPVVAYGALVPRPVLDIPVHGWVNLHFSLLPAWRGAAPVQHALLHGDDVTGATTFLLEEGMDTGPVLGTMTEQVRPRDTAGDLLTRLAGAGAGLLVATLDALDDGTITPVAQPSEGISMAPKITVDDARIRWHEPAFAVNRRVRACTPAPGAWTMFRGARLKVAEATPVDAEVAVDGLDAGQLRVTKKQVFVGTGAGVVELGVVQPHGKKAVAAADWARGARIEEGEGLE; encoded by the coding sequence ATGCGCGTTGTGTTCGCCGGCACCCCCGAGCCCGCCGTCCCGTCGTTGGAGGCGTTGCTCGCCTCTCGGCACGAGGTGGTCGGTGTCGTCACCCGTCCCGACGCACCCGCCGGTCGCGGCCGCACGCTGCGTCCGTCGCCGGTGAAGGAGGTGGCGCTGCGGGAGGGCCTGCCGGTCGCCACCCCGAGGCATCCGCGCGACGACGACTTCCAGCAGTGGCTGCGTTCGCTGACACCCGACGTCTGCCCGGTGGTGGCGTACGGCGCCCTGGTGCCGCGTCCGGTGCTGGACATTCCGGTGCACGGCTGGGTCAACCTGCACTTCTCGCTGTTGCCGGCGTGGCGAGGTGCGGCGCCGGTGCAGCACGCGCTGCTGCACGGTGACGACGTCACCGGCGCGACGACCTTCCTGTTGGAGGAAGGCATGGACACCGGGCCGGTGCTCGGCACGATGACCGAGCAGGTGCGTCCGCGCGACACCGCCGGTGACCTGCTCACCCGCCTGGCCGGCGCCGGCGCCGGCCTGCTCGTCGCCACCCTCGACGCGCTGGACGACGGCACGATCACGCCGGTCGCGCAGCCGTCGGAGGGCATCTCGATGGCGCCGAAGATCACCGTCGACGATGCCCGAATCCGTTGGCACGAGCCGGCATTCGCAGTGAACCGCCGGGTGCGCGCGTGCACGCCCGCGCCGGGCGCGTGGACGATGTTCCGCGGCGCCCGGTTGAAGGTGGCCGAGGCCACCCCGGTCGACGCCGAAGTGGCGGTCGACGGCCTGGATGCGGGACAGTTGCGGGTCACCAAGAAGCAGGTCTTCGTCGGCACCGGTGCCGGTGTGGTCGAGCTCGGCGTGGTGCAGCCACACGGGAAGAAGGCCGTGGCGGCGGCTGACTGGGCGCGCGGCGCCCGCATCGAGGAAGGCGAGGGCCTGGAATGA
- the ribH gene encoding 6,7-dimethyl-8-ribityllumazine synthase, producing MSGHGAPTITPDGSGLRVAVIAASWHETVMDGLLDGAARGLADSGVGWVDVIRVPGSFELPVAAARLAPHYDALVALGVVIRGGTPHFDYVCQAATNGLNEVAIDTGTPIGFGLLTCDNDAQALDRAGLADSTEDKGHEAATAAVATARTLRDWATTAGER from the coding sequence ATGAGCGGGCACGGAGCCCCCACGATCACCCCCGACGGCAGCGGCCTGCGGGTCGCCGTCATCGCGGCCAGTTGGCACGAGACCGTCATGGACGGCCTGCTCGACGGGGCCGCCCGCGGGCTCGCCGACAGCGGTGTCGGCTGGGTCGACGTGATCCGGGTGCCCGGATCGTTCGAGCTGCCGGTCGCCGCGGCCCGGCTCGCCCCGCACTACGACGCGTTGGTGGCCCTCGGTGTGGTGATCCGTGGCGGCACGCCGCACTTCGACTACGTCTGCCAAGCAGCGACCAACGGTCTCAACGAGGTCGCGATCGACACCGGCACACCCATCGGGTTCGGCCTGCTCACCTGCGACAACGACGCGCAGGCGCTCGATCGGGCGGGTCTGGCCGACTCGACGGAGGACAAGGGACACGAGGCGGCTACTGCCGCCGTCGCGACCGCGCGTACGCTGCGCGATTGGGCGACTACCGCAGGAGAACGATGA
- a CDS encoding phosphoribosyl-ATP diphosphatase, whose translation MKTFEALWAELQQKATDRPEGSGTVAEIDAGVHFIGKKIVEEAAEVWMAAEFEGNDKAAEEISQLLYHLQVLMLERGISLEDVYRHL comes from the coding sequence GTGAAGACCTTCGAAGCGCTGTGGGCCGAGTTGCAGCAGAAGGCGACCGACCGCCCCGAAGGGTCCGGAACCGTCGCCGAGATCGACGCCGGAGTCCACTTCATCGGCAAGAAGATCGTCGAAGAGGCGGCCGAGGTGTGGATGGCCGCCGAGTTCGAGGGCAACGACAAGGCAGCCGAGGAAATCAGCCAGCTGCTCTACCACCTGCAGGTGCTGATGCTCGAACGCGGCATCTCGTTGGAGGACGTCTACCGACATCTGTGA
- the rpe gene encoding ribulose-phosphate 3-epimerase yields the protein MQIAPSILSADFANLEAELKRIGNADWAHVDVMDAHFVPNLTLGLPIVEALLKVSPIPLDCHLMIEDPDRWAPQYAEAGAQSVTFHIEAAHDPVKLARALRAAGARASMAIKPGTDFAPYEELLPELDMVLVMTVEPGFGGQSFMADQMPKVRQVRDAVRKHGGEIWVQVDGGVSAKTIEQCAEAGADIFVAGSAVYGADDAAAAVDELRSLATACAH from the coding sequence ATCCAGATTGCCCCGAGCATCCTGTCCGCCGACTTCGCCAACCTCGAAGCCGAGCTGAAGCGGATCGGCAACGCCGACTGGGCCCACGTCGACGTCATGGACGCCCACTTCGTGCCCAACCTCACCCTCGGTCTGCCGATCGTCGAGGCGCTGCTGAAGGTGTCGCCGATCCCGCTCGACTGCCACCTGATGATCGAGGACCCCGACCGGTGGGCGCCGCAGTACGCCGAGGCCGGAGCCCAGAGCGTGACCTTCCACATCGAGGCCGCGCACGACCCGGTGAAGTTGGCCCGAGCGCTGCGCGCCGCGGGCGCCCGCGCGTCGATGGCGATCAAACCGGGCACCGATTTCGCGCCGTACGAGGAGTTGTTGCCCGAGCTCGACATGGTGCTCGTGATGACCGTCGAACCCGGTTTCGGCGGCCAGTCGTTCATGGCCGACCAGATGCCGAAGGTGCGGCAGGTGCGTGACGCCGTCCGCAAGCACGGCGGAGAGATCTGGGTGCAGGTCGACGGGGGAGTGTCGGCCAAGACGATCGAGCAGTGCGCCGAAGCCGGCGCCGACATCTTCGTGGCCGGTTCGGCGGTCTACGGCGCCGACGACGCGGCCGCGGCCGTCGACGAACTGCGTTCTCTCGCAACGGCCTGCGCGCACTGA
- a CDS encoding HAD family hydrolase, whose translation MDLDVDLDDERFAPAPADAVVFDLGNVLIRWVPQDAVAAVLGAQKAREFVEHPEFDFAAWNLRNDAGRSIADALAFVREQHPELEGSAQAYVDNFEAALSPIEESVAVLRELDEAGVPLVALTNWSAELFQKAVDRYDFLDVFEDIVVSGEEGVVKPDPEIWEVLAERTEHIGGLEDFLFIDDSIANIQSAVEAGLDAIQFTGPQDLRADLIARGYNLKPVA comes from the coding sequence ATGGATCTGGATGTCGACCTCGACGACGAGCGGTTCGCCCCCGCACCGGCTGATGCAGTGGTCTTCGACCTCGGCAACGTACTCATCCGGTGGGTGCCGCAGGACGCCGTCGCCGCCGTGCTCGGTGCGCAGAAGGCGCGCGAGTTCGTCGAGCATCCCGAGTTCGACTTCGCGGCCTGGAATCTGCGCAACGACGCGGGTCGGTCGATCGCGGACGCGTTGGCGTTCGTGCGCGAGCAGCACCCCGAGCTCGAGGGGTCGGCGCAGGCGTATGTCGACAACTTCGAGGCGGCGCTGAGCCCCATCGAGGAGTCGGTGGCCGTGCTGCGGGAACTCGACGAGGCCGGCGTTCCGCTGGTCGCGCTCACGAACTGGTCGGCCGAACTCTTCCAGAAGGCCGTCGACCGCTACGACTTCCTCGATGTGTTCGAGGACATCGTCGTCTCCGGCGAGGAGGGCGTGGTCAAGCCCGACCCGGAGATCTGGGAGGTGCTCGCCGAACGCACCGAGCACATCGGCGGACTTGAAGACTTCCTGTTCATCGACGACTCGATCGCCAACATCCAGTCGGCCGTCGAGGCGGGTCTCGACGCGATCCAGTTCACCGGACCGCAAGACCTGCGGGCCGACCTCATCGCCCGCGGTTACAACCTCAAGCCGGTCGCGTGA
- the ribD gene encoding bifunctional diaminohydroxyphosphoribosylaminopyrimidine deaminase/5-amino-6-(5-phosphoribosylamino)uracil reductase RibD: MAITTADAAFLEAALELAARGPVVDPNPRVGCVLVNDGAVVGRGFHRGAGTPHAEAAALADAGEKTRGATAFVTLEPCNHHGRTPPCAAALIDAGVVRVVYAAADPSHAAAGGAQRLRAAGIAVEQATDDITDHAARAEALNPGWTFAARHGRPLVTWKSASTLDGRVAAADGTSRWITGPASRQEVHRLRARVGAVVVGTGTVRADDPALTVRDVPHDGQPLRVVLGRSDIPSSAKIFDDAAETLVIPTHDPAKALEQLHERGIRHVLLEGGPTLAAAFLAAGLVDEIHAYLAPVLLGAGAHLLGDLGIGTIADGQRWHLDDVARFGDDVRLIMSRTSPNRPARED, translated from the coding sequence ATGGCGATCACCACCGCAGACGCTGCCTTCCTCGAGGCTGCCCTCGAACTGGCGGCCCGGGGCCCCGTCGTCGACCCCAACCCGCGGGTCGGGTGCGTGCTGGTCAACGACGGCGCAGTGGTCGGACGCGGTTTCCACCGGGGCGCCGGCACCCCGCATGCGGAGGCCGCAGCCTTGGCGGACGCCGGTGAGAAGACCCGTGGCGCAACGGCTTTCGTCACCCTCGAACCCTGCAACCACCACGGCCGCACCCCTCCGTGCGCCGCTGCGCTCATCGACGCGGGGGTCGTGCGCGTGGTCTACGCGGCCGCCGACCCGTCGCACGCGGCGGCCGGGGGAGCGCAGCGGCTGCGCGCCGCCGGCATCGCCGTCGAGCAGGCCACCGACGACATCACCGACCACGCCGCACGCGCCGAAGCTCTCAACCCGGGATGGACCTTCGCCGCCCGACACGGACGCCCCCTGGTCACCTGGAAGTCGGCGTCGACCCTCGACGGACGGGTCGCCGCGGCCGACGGCACCAGTCGGTGGATCACCGGCCCGGCATCGCGACAGGAAGTGCACCGGCTGCGGGCCCGGGTCGGGGCGGTCGTCGTCGGCACCGGCACCGTGCGCGCCGACGACCCCGCACTCACCGTCCGCGACGTGCCCCACGACGGGCAGCCGCTGCGGGTCGTGCTGGGACGCAGCGATATTCCGAGCAGCGCGAAGATCTTCGACGACGCTGCCGAAACGCTCGTGATCCCCACCCACGACCCGGCGAAGGCGCTGGAGCAACTGCACGAACGCGGTATCCGCCACGTGCTGCTCGAGGGCGGCCCGACCCTCGCGGCGGCCTTCCTCGCGGCCGGTCTGGTCGACGAGATCCACGCCTACCTCGCGCCGGTGCTGCTCGGCGCCGGCGCGCACCTGCTCGGCGACCTCGGCATCGGCACCATCGCCGACGGCCAGCGCTGGCACCTCGACGACGTCGCCAGGTTCGGCGACGACGTCCGCCTGATCATGTCCCGCACTTCACCCAACCGTCCCGCACGAGAGGACTGA
- a CDS encoding RsmB/NOP family class I SAM-dependent RNA methyltransferase, whose translation MSDRPNHGADGSDPGDSGYRNARGRQRPDARRTSDRARSAQAPSQRRRTGDPTRRIAWEVLRDVHENGAYANLALPKALRHKRIDGRDAAFASELVYGTLRMRGFYDKVIEHAAGRGAAQIDPPVLDTIRLGAHQLLAMRVPSHAAASETVALAREVNGAGAAGFTNAVLRRISERTREEWVAQVTAGRQPLDALAVEHSHPEWVVRALRGALIGSGVADAESADSELGRLLAADNDPADVTLVARPHLATVEELVDAGAVASTLSPFAARLSGGDPGAIRAVRETRAAVQDEGSQLLAIALASVPVDGDQQEWLDLCAGPGGKAALLACLAAEQDSVLFANEASEHRTELVRRTMDAALRSGIEVMIGTGDGRDLGREEPNTYDKVLVDAPCTGLGALRRRPEARWRKTAADVPPLATLQGELLDSAIAATRPGGVIGYATCSPHTAETAAVVADALKRHPEVVQEDARPYFKDASGKQIADLGDGPAVQLWPHLHDTDAMFFALLRKTDN comes from the coding sequence ATGAGCGACCGACCGAATCACGGAGCGGACGGCTCGGACCCCGGCGACTCCGGGTATCGCAACGCCCGCGGACGGCAGCGGCCTGATGCGCGCCGCACCTCCGATCGCGCGCGGTCGGCGCAGGCACCGTCGCAGCGGCGGCGCACCGGCGACCCGACGCGTCGGATCGCCTGGGAGGTGCTGCGCGACGTGCACGAGAACGGCGCCTACGCCAACCTGGCACTGCCGAAGGCGTTGCGGCACAAGCGGATCGATGGTCGCGATGCCGCCTTCGCGAGCGAGCTCGTCTACGGCACGCTGCGCATGCGGGGGTTCTACGACAAGGTGATCGAACATGCGGCGGGACGCGGCGCCGCTCAGATCGACCCACCGGTGCTCGACACCATCCGGCTCGGCGCCCACCAGTTGCTCGCGATGCGGGTGCCGTCGCATGCGGCGGCTTCCGAGACGGTCGCGCTCGCGCGCGAGGTGAACGGCGCGGGAGCGGCGGGCTTCACCAACGCGGTGCTGCGCCGCATCAGCGAACGCACCCGCGAGGAGTGGGTCGCGCAGGTCACTGCCGGACGGCAGCCGCTCGATGCGCTGGCGGTCGAGCACTCGCACCCCGAGTGGGTCGTCCGCGCGCTGCGTGGTGCGTTGATCGGTTCGGGCGTCGCCGATGCCGAGTCGGCCGATTCCGAACTCGGTCGGTTGTTGGCAGCCGACAACGACCCGGCCGACGTGACCTTGGTGGCTCGGCCCCACTTGGCAACGGTGGAAGAACTCGTCGACGCCGGCGCGGTCGCCTCGACGCTCTCCCCGTTCGCGGCTCGGTTGTCCGGCGGAGACCCGGGCGCGATCCGTGCGGTGCGCGAGACCCGCGCGGCCGTGCAGGACGAGGGGTCGCAGTTGTTGGCGATCGCGCTCGCGTCGGTGCCGGTCGACGGCGACCAGCAGGAGTGGCTCGACCTGTGTGCCGGGCCGGGCGGTAAGGCAGCGCTGCTGGCTTGCCTTGCGGCAGAACAGGATTCGGTGCTCTTCGCCAACGAGGCGAGCGAGCACCGCACCGAGTTGGTGCGCCGCACGATGGACGCCGCGCTGCGCTCGGGCATCGAGGTGATGATCGGCACCGGCGACGGCCGCGACCTCGGCCGCGAGGAGCCGAACACCTACGACAAGGTGCTGGTCGACGCGCCGTGCACCGGTCTCGGTGCGCTGCGGCGCCGTCCGGAGGCTCGTTGGCGCAAGACCGCCGCCGATGTGCCGCCGTTGGCGACCCTCCAGGGCGAGCTTCTCGACTCGGCGATCGCGGCGACCCGTCCGGGCGGTGTCATCGGGTACGCGACCTGTAGTCCGCACACCGCGGAAACGGCTGCGGTGGTGGCCGACGCGCTGAAGCGCCACCCCGAGGTGGTGCAGGAGGACGCCCGTCCGTACTTCAAGGACGCCTCCGGCAAACAGATCGCCGATCTGGGCGACGGGCCGGCGGTGCAGCTGTGGCCGCACCTGCACGACACCGACGCGATGTTCTTCGCCTTGCTGCGCAAGACCGACAACTGA
- a CDS encoding riboflavin synthase: MFTGIIEEVGTVEQIDRVGDCARLTIRADEVLSDAKHGASIAVDGVCLTVTEFDTQRFTVDVMAETLRCTHLGDLVVGGKVNLERAMRADGRFDGHIVQGHVDGTGQVLEIEPSEHWTNLTIAVPAQVGQYVVPKGSITIDGVSLTVASCEEGRLTVSLIPTTLALTTLGDRWIGDPVNLEADVLAKYAARLLGGLDRAAPTDDLATQTPTLHPEGSLA, from the coding sequence ATGTTCACCGGAATCATCGAGGAGGTCGGCACCGTCGAGCAGATCGACCGAGTCGGCGACTGCGCCCGGCTCACGATCCGGGCCGACGAGGTGCTCAGCGACGCCAAACACGGCGCCTCGATCGCGGTCGACGGGGTGTGCCTCACGGTCACCGAGTTCGACACGCAGCGGTTCACCGTCGACGTGATGGCCGAGACCCTGCGGTGCACCCACCTCGGCGACCTCGTCGTCGGCGGGAAGGTCAACCTCGAACGCGCCATGCGCGCCGACGGACGGTTTGACGGACACATCGTGCAAGGTCACGTCGACGGCACCGGCCAGGTGCTCGAGATCGAGCCCAGCGAACACTGGACGAACCTCACGATCGCCGTGCCCGCACAGGTCGGTCAATACGTCGTGCCGAAGGGATCGATCACCATCGACGGTGTCTCACTCACGGTTGCCTCCTGCGAAGAGGGCCGACTGACCGTCTCGCTCATCCCGACCACCTTGGCGCTGACCACGTTGGGGGACAGGTGGATCGGCGACCCGGTGAACCTGGAGGCCGATGTGCTGGCGAAGTACGCCGCCCGCCTGCTGGGCGGGCTCGACCGCGCCGCCCCGACCGACGACCTCGCGACGCAAACCCCGACGCTGCACCCGGAAGGAAGCCTGGCATGA
- the ribB gene encoding 3,4-dihydroxy-2-butanone-4-phosphate synthase produces the protein MKDLTKAFEVLAAGKPVLVTDDESRENEGDVILSAQTATTEWMAWTIRHSSGYLCAPLPGQLADRLDLPLMVGDNADPLRTAYTVAVDAAEGVTTGISAADRLHTVRVLADPASTPTDLVRPGHVLPLRARDGGVFVRRGHTEAAVDLCRLAGLAPVGVIGELVHDDGTMMRRPSVLELGHEFDLPVLTIDDLVQWRTRYDRVLADRQSDLPTEHGRWRMHGFRDLATGAEHVALVSSRRSTDVPLVRVHSECLTGDAFGSQRCDCGPQLQQSMADVAETGGAVVYLRGHEGRGTGLLAKLAAYAEQDAGADTVEAQHRLGLPVDAREYGAAAAILHKLGMTRVRLLSNNPAKAEQLGAAGIEVVGQLPLVTGVTPHNLKYLQTKRDRLGHTIPVLGREGVTA, from the coding sequence ATGAAGGATCTGACGAAGGCCTTCGAGGTCTTGGCCGCCGGCAAGCCCGTGCTCGTGACCGACGACGAGTCGCGCGAGAACGAGGGCGACGTCATCCTCTCGGCGCAGACCGCCACCACCGAGTGGATGGCCTGGACCATTCGGCACAGCTCCGGCTACCTGTGTGCGCCGCTGCCCGGCCAGCTCGCCGACCGCCTCGACCTGCCGCTGATGGTGGGTGACAACGCCGACCCGCTGCGCACCGCGTACACCGTGGCGGTCGACGCCGCCGAAGGCGTGACCACCGGCATCAGCGCGGCCGACCGGTTGCACACCGTCCGCGTGCTGGCCGACCCGGCGAGCACGCCGACCGACCTGGTGCGACCGGGCCATGTGCTGCCGTTGCGCGCCCGCGACGGCGGGGTGTTCGTGCGCCGCGGGCACACCGAGGCCGCGGTCGACCTCTGCCGGCTGGCCGGTCTCGCCCCGGTCGGTGTCATCGGCGAACTCGTGCACGACGACGGCACGATGATGCGCCGTCCGTCGGTGCTGGAGCTCGGCCACGAGTTCGACCTGCCGGTGCTCACCATCGACGACCTCGTGCAGTGGCGCACCCGTTACGACCGGGTGCTCGCCGACCGGCAGTCCGACCTGCCGACCGAGCACGGACGCTGGCGAATGCACGGATTCCGTGACCTCGCCACGGGTGCCGAGCACGTCGCGCTCGTGTCGAGCAGGCGCAGCACCGATGTGCCGCTGGTGCGGGTGCACAGCGAGTGCCTCACCGGTGACGCGTTCGGGTCGCAGCGCTGCGACTGCGGGCCGCAGTTGCAGCAGTCGATGGCCGACGTCGCTGAGACCGGCGGGGCCGTGGTCTACCTGCGTGGCCACGAGGGCCGCGGCACCGGGCTGCTCGCCAAGCTCGCCGCGTACGCCGAACAGGACGCCGGCGCCGACACCGTCGAGGCCCAGCACCGGCTCGGCCTGCCGGTCGACGCCCGCGAGTACGGCGCGGCGGCCGCCATCCTGCACAAGCTCGGCATGACCCGGGTGCGGCTGCTCAGCAACAACCCGGCGAAGGCCGAACAACTGGGGGCGGCCGGCATCGAGGTCGTCGGACAGCTCCCGCTGGTCACCGGTGTCACCCCGCACAACCTGAAGTACCTGCAGACCAAACGCGACCGGTTGGGACACACCATTCCGGTGCTCGGACGAGAAGGAGTCACCGCATGA
- a CDS encoding HNH endonuclease signature motif containing protein — MTTNESLEPFYDSYPGEAASCAAVVSDALAAVTRLAQLTGNLTDAELTSLARSLALVHQQTEATLVAVTTDAVERGAVYRSTAADATQWVRRLSTGESTTALLGADTVSAAGPLVPLDQPQGSVDAWGDELVSRCGLEPLRASRIAKIADAVRSPLNAPLAEALQSGRINTTIAKTCLDNIDKIKAVLPDATREEIYGWLLTLDVGAGAKTIRELTKRILAQYGEEVLDQAEDAHQKVESLSWSDEPNGMVRFTADLSPDHAEQVKQAVDSLAGPSPKSACCGDPHHRHTPGPDGTSQKTGEPDPRSAGKRRADALVLLLGLGAEAVDADREIKHRGSATLVVTIDFLVLAGILAGLGITDTGTGVSPDTVRQLACDAKILPMVLGSKNQPLNLGRKRRLVEDELRRAVIHRDKHCTYAGCDRPPVMCECFWGPREVSERGTSGELRGVKVLHVESWWAGGETSLENSALLCSTHHRIVHRDHLTATVTDTGVTWHYQGAATASA; from the coding sequence ATGACCACCAACGAATCGCTTGAGCCGTTCTACGACTCGTATCCGGGTGAAGCCGCTTCCTGCGCCGCGGTGGTCTCGGACGCGCTGGCTGCGGTGACCCGGCTGGCTCAGTTGACCGGCAACCTCACGGACGCCGAACTCACTTCCCTGGCCCGGTCCCTCGCCCTGGTGCACCAGCAGACCGAGGCGACACTTGTCGCGGTCACGACTGACGCGGTCGAGCGGGGTGCGGTGTACCGGTCCACCGCTGCTGACGCGACCCAGTGGGTGCGACGGCTGTCGACCGGCGAGTCCACCACCGCACTGCTCGGTGCCGACACCGTCAGTGCTGCGGGGCCACTCGTGCCGCTCGACCAACCTCAAGGTTCGGTGGACGCGTGGGGCGACGAACTGGTGTCGCGGTGCGGTCTCGAACCCTTGCGCGCGTCGCGGATCGCGAAGATCGCCGACGCGGTCCGCTCACCCCTCAACGCGCCGTTGGCGGAGGCGTTGCAGTCCGGTCGGATCAACACCACCATCGCCAAAACCTGTCTCGACAACATCGACAAGATCAAGGCGGTTCTGCCGGACGCGACCCGGGAGGAGATCTACGGCTGGTTACTCACCCTCGACGTCGGCGCCGGCGCCAAAACTATCCGGGAACTCACCAAACGGATCCTCGCTCAGTACGGCGAGGAGGTGCTCGACCAGGCCGAAGACGCACACCAGAAGGTTGAGTCCTTGTCCTGGTCGGATGAACCGAACGGGATGGTCAGGTTCACCGCCGACCTCTCACCCGATCACGCCGAACAGGTGAAGCAGGCCGTCGACTCGCTCGCCGGACCATCACCGAAATCAGCGTGTTGCGGTGATCCGCACCACCGGCACACCCCGGGCCCCGACGGCACGTCACAGAAGACGGGTGAGCCCGACCCCAGGAGCGCCGGGAAGCGTCGCGCCGACGCCCTGGTGTTGCTGCTGGGTCTCGGCGCCGAAGCCGTCGACGCAGACCGGGAGATCAAACACCGCGGATCCGCCACGTTGGTCGTCACGATCGACTTCCTCGTCCTCGCCGGGATCCTCGCCGGGCTCGGCATCACCGACACCGGCACCGGCGTCTCCCCCGACACCGTGCGACAACTCGCCTGCGACGCGAAAATCCTGCCGATGGTCCTCGGATCCAAGAACCAACCACTCAACCTCGGCCGAAAACGACGCTTGGTGGAAGACGAGCTGCGAAGAGCCGTGATCCACCGCGACAAACACTGCACCTACGCAGGCTGCGACAGACCACCCGTCATGTGCGAGTGTTTTTGGGGTCCCCGCGAAGTATCGGAGCGAGGAACGAGCGGAGAACTTCGTGGGGTGAAGGTTCTCCATGTCGAGTCGTGGTGGGCAGGCGGCGAAACCTCACTCGAGAACAGTGCACTGTTGTGCAGCACCCACCACCGCATCGTCCACCGCGACCACCTCACCGCCACCGTCACCGACACCGGCGTCACCTGGCACTACCAAGGTGCCGCTACTGCATCAGCCTGA
- the pnuC gene encoding nicotinamide riboside transporter PnuC, which yields MRTLVLAAGSTGDPNLFQRLLEWHLDIGKYQLHWLELIGVLIGVGSAYLGMKRLVWAWPVGIVANIMLFFVYTGAAFGTDTRVPLFGQAGRQVFFIVTSAYGWWRWQQHRARKHAETDQPAVTPRWATTNERLAMVAFWLVGTIIARFVFQAILDGNPSPYWTPQWWFAWCDAWVFVGSIVATYAMARAWNEFWLAWIVVDLVGVPFGFATDYVPTAVMYIFYGLFVLYGFSQWVKVTRRERAGEPVPG from the coding sequence ATGAGAACCCTTGTGCTTGCTGCCGGTTCGACCGGCGACCCGAACCTGTTCCAGCGACTGCTCGAGTGGCACCTCGACATCGGCAAGTACCAGTTGCACTGGCTCGAGCTGATCGGTGTGCTCATCGGCGTCGGCTCCGCCTACCTCGGCATGAAGCGCCTGGTGTGGGCGTGGCCGGTCGGCATCGTCGCCAACATCATGCTGTTCTTCGTCTACACCGGCGCGGCGTTCGGCACCGACACCCGCGTGCCGCTGTTCGGTCAGGCCGGCCGTCAGGTGTTCTTCATCGTCACCAGCGCCTACGGCTGGTGGCGCTGGCAGCAGCATCGCGCCCGCAAGCACGCCGAGACCGACCAACCGGCCGTGACCCCGCGGTGGGCAACCACCAACGAGCGGCTCGCGATGGTCGCCTTCTGGTTGGTCGGCACGATCATCGCCCGCTTCGTGTTCCAGGCGATCCTCGACGGCAATCCCAGCCCCTACTGGACGCCGCAGTGGTGGTTCGCGTGGTGCGACGCCTGGGTGTTCGTCGGGTCGATCGTCGCCACCTACGCGATGGCGCGGGCCTGGAACGAGTTCTGGCTGGCGTGGATCGTCGTCGACCTCGTCGGCGTGCCGTTCGGATTCGCCACCGACTACGTGCCGACCGCGGTGATGTACATCTTCTACGGCCTGTTCGTGCTCTACGGCTTCAGCCAGTGGGTGAAGGTCACCAGGCGCGAACGAGCCGGCGAACCGGTCCCCGGCTGA